In uncultured delta proteobacterium, the following proteins share a genomic window:
- a CDS encoding RarD protein, DMT superfamily transporter: MARLFALLRKSNSGVWASLGSSVIWGSLPLYWYLLREFPPLYVLCHRVVWACLFLFPLVVALRRVQEVANAARNARTLRILFCSSLVLAVNWGVYIWAVNNGKVVEASLGYFINPLITICMGVVFFRDRPRPIHWVAIAVAFAGVGAEIGISGSVPWAALALSITFSCYGLLRKISPVESLPGLAMETGILLPFSLAFIVWCHYSGIAAVSGAGGVSLLLLVGSGVITSVPLILFAYGARHLQLMTLGILQYLSPLLTALLGLFAFHEPLTLGRALSLGSVWLALVLYTADSFRQHVRAREKS; this comes from the coding sequence ATGGCGCGACTTTTTGCATTATTGCGGAAGAGTAATTCCGGGGTCTGGGCTTCGCTCGGCTCGTCCGTTATCTGGGGCTCGCTGCCGCTTTACTGGTACCTTCTGCGGGAGTTTCCCCCTTTGTATGTCCTGTGCCACAGGGTTGTCTGGGCCTGTCTTTTCCTCTTCCCCCTGGTCGTCGCGCTGCGCCGGGTGCAGGAAGTGGCGAACGCCGCCCGCAACGCCCGGACCCTGCGGATACTTTTTTGCAGCAGCCTCGTGCTCGCGGTCAACTGGGGGGTCTACATCTGGGCCGTGAACAACGGCAAGGTGGTGGAGGCGAGCCTCGGGTATTTCATCAACCCCCTCATCACCATCTGCATGGGCGTCGTCTTTTTCCGGGACAGGCCGCGCCCCATACACTGGGTGGCCATAGCAGTCGCTTTTGCCGGCGTCGGCGCCGAGATCGGCATCAGCGGTTCCGTTCCCTGGGCCGCGCTTGCTTTAAGCATTACTTTTTCCTGTTACGGGCTGCTGCGGAAGATAAGCCCGGTCGAGTCGCTGCCGGGCCTGGCGATGGAAACGGGCATTCTGTTGCCATTTTCCCTCGCGTTTATCGTCTGGTGCCATTATTCCGGGATTGCGGCGGTTTCCGGAGCCGGGGGCGTGAGCCTTCTCCTGCTTGTGGGTTCCGGGGTCATCACCTCGGTCCCGCTTATCCTGTTCGCGTATGGGGCGCGGCACCTGCAACTCATGACGCTGGGAATCCTGCAGTATCTTTCGCCCTTGCTCACCGCGCTTCTGGGGTTGTTCGCGTTCCATGAGCCGCTTACGCTCGGGCGCGCGCTTTCGCTGGGGTCCGTCTGGCTGGCGCTTGTGCTGTACACGGCGGACAGCTTCCGGCAGCACGTTCGCGCGCGGGAAAAATCGTAA
- a CDS encoding Homoserine O-acetyltransferase yields the protein MTMLTKKEVFTFEAFTFECGRTIPVRMGYETFGALNAAKDNAILVPHYFSSNSHCAGKYVESDPAAGYWDGLIGPGKAVDTNKYFVISTDNLCNCGVKNPMVHTSGPASIDPETGKPYALSFPVPTIGDIVATQKALLDAMGITRLHAIIGASAGGMIAYEWAVRHPDMMDKVIPVIANPRHPSYGTILVLHAGIRIAMLDPKWNGGNYYDQEEQPVESLRLAVQMMNVAANGAGVYERTYRRNSADVACYNDALAMSSVEKKLYDVIAVNSAPIDLNHWIYTCRMAINHDVSRPYGGDIDAALSRIKAKVLAIPCKHDILHPWEFNAWTVDRIIWLGGSAELYPIDSDYGHMAGILQPHLFDNKVRDFLSR from the coding sequence ATGACCATGTTGACGAAAAAAGAAGTATTCACCTTTGAGGCCTTTACGTTTGAATGCGGGCGCACCATTCCCGTCCGGATGGGCTACGAAACATTCGGTGCGCTGAACGCGGCCAAGGACAACGCCATTTTGGTGCCGCACTATTTCTCCTCCAACAGCCACTGCGCCGGCAAGTACGTGGAAAGCGACCCTGCCGCCGGGTACTGGGACGGCCTGATCGGGCCGGGGAAAGCGGTTGACACCAACAAATACTTTGTCATCAGCACCGACAATTTGTGCAACTGCGGGGTGAAAAACCCCATGGTCCACACCTCGGGGCCCGCGTCCATCGACCCGGAAACCGGCAAACCCTACGCGCTCAGCTTTCCGGTGCCGACAATCGGCGATATCGTGGCGACCCAGAAGGCGCTGTTGGACGCCATGGGCATCACCCGCCTGCACGCCATCATCGGCGCCTCGGCCGGCGGCATGATCGCTTATGAGTGGGCGGTGCGCCATCCGGATATGATGGATAAGGTCATTCCCGTCATCGCCAACCCGCGCCACCCCAGCTACGGCACCATTCTGGTGCTGCATGCCGGCATACGCATCGCCATGCTGGACCCGAAGTGGAACGGCGGGAATTATTACGACCAGGAAGAGCAGCCTGTGGAAAGTCTGCGCCTGGCGGTGCAGATGATGAACGTGGCCGCGAACGGCGCCGGGGTGTATGAGCGCACCTACCGCCGCAACAGCGCGGACGTTGCCTGCTATAATGACGCGCTCGCCATGTCCAGCGTGGAAAAAAAGCTGTATGACGTGATTGCCGTCAACAGCGCCCCCATTGACTTGAACCACTGGATATACACCTGCCGCATGGCCATCAACCACGACGTTTCCCGCCCGTACGGGGGGGATATCGACGCGGCTCTTTCCCGCATCAAGGCAAAGGTGCTGGCTATTCCCTGCAAGCATGACATTTTGCATCCCTGGGAATTCAACGCCTGGACGGTGGACCGGATTATCTGGCTGGGCGGCAGCGCGGAACTGTACCCCATTGACAGCGACTACGGGCATATGGCCGGTATTCTGCAGCCTCATTTGTTTGACAACAAGGTCAGGGATTTTCTTTCCCGCTGA
- a CDS encoding putative ABC transporter ligand-binding protein (Evidence 3 : Function proposed based on presence of conserved amino acid motif, structural feature or limited homology): MSQGITDTEIFVGNSAAVSGIFATTGDPVLAGIRAYFDMVNSGGGIDGRLLRLVHIDDGYDPRKAVEAFDALVHGKKVFALVGQFGAPVVEATLDDIRKTGIPAVYFATGAGKLYVERALTPEAGANCYPIQPLYITEGRVMAARAAATFKAKKLGVIHTADRTGSDLMQGVSLECRELRMECSGREVPTSLEGLQEAVSAIRRTGPDFLILAAPQAFFPEIAREVARQGMAVPALTTYLNGVITIAQKTDACVGGQFDIYALNWLNYDGERRQNLEDAAQWLGDYAMNGYAHCGWTGAHFFCEGMRRLAGEKPTWENFRTAMESAPLAIPFGGAVNYAGGQRMGTQEMSLTRIDLAAPIGWTEVDGLRSVDELLRSL, encoded by the coding sequence GTGTCTCAAGGAATTACCGATACAGAAATATTCGTCGGAAACAGCGCGGCCGTCAGCGGCATTTTCGCCACAACCGGCGACCCGGTTCTGGCGGGCATCCGCGCCTATTTTGACATGGTGAATTCCGGCGGCGGCATTGACGGCAGGTTGTTACGCCTCGTGCATATCGATGACGGCTATGACCCCCGGAAAGCGGTGGAGGCTTTTGACGCCCTGGTGCACGGGAAAAAGGTTTTCGCTTTGGTCGGCCAGTTCGGCGCTCCGGTGGTGGAAGCGACGTTGGACGATATCCGCAAGACCGGCATCCCGGCGGTCTATTTCGCTACCGGCGCGGGCAAGTTATATGTGGAGCGGGCGCTCACCCCGGAGGCGGGCGCCAACTGCTACCCCATCCAGCCCCTGTACATCACCGAGGGCAGGGTGATGGCGGCGCGGGCGGCCGCCACGTTCAAGGCCAAGAAGTTGGGTGTCATCCATACCGCGGACAGAACCGGTTCCGATCTGATGCAGGGCGTTTCCCTCGAATGCCGGGAACTGCGCATGGAATGCTCCGGGCGTGAGGTCCCCACTTCGCTGGAGGGGCTGCAAGAGGCGGTAAGCGCGATCAGGCGGACCGGCCCCGATTTTTTAATCCTGGCCGCTCCCCAGGCCTTTTTCCCTGAAATTGCCCGGGAAGTCGCCAGGCAGGGCATGGCTGTTCCCGCTCTCACAACGTATTTGAACGGCGTCATCACCATTGCCCAAAAAACGGATGCCTGCGTAGGCGGGCAGTTCGACATATACGCCCTGAACTGGCTGAACTACGATGGCGAACGGCGGCAAAACCTGGAAGACGCGGCCCAATGGCTCGGGGATTATGCGATGAACGGCTATGCCCATTGCGGCTGGACCGGCGCGCATTTCTTTTGCGAGGGCATGCGGCGGCTCGCGGGTGAAAAACCCACCTGGGAAAACTTCCGCACCGCAATGGAAAGCGCCCCCCTCGCCATCCCCTTTGGCGGCGCGGTGAACTATGCGGGCGGGCAACGGATGGGCACCCAGGAAATGAGCCTGACCCGGATAGATCTGGCGGCTCCGATCGGCTGGACCGAAGTTGACGGCCTGCGCAGCGTTGACGAACTCCTGCGGTCATTGTAG
- the yfaU gene encoding putative 2,4-dihydroxyhept-2-ene-1,7-dioic acid-like aldolase (Evidence 3 : Function proposed based on presence of conserved amino acid motif, structural feature or limited homology; PubMedId : 12454498, 16511168, 8550403; Product type pe : putative enzyme): protein MNGNGNSFKEALLAKKAQIGLWLSLPDPYCAEVSAGAGFDWLLLDGEHAPNDLRTVLAQLQAIEPYPVHPVVRPSIGETHYLKQYLDLGVQTLLIPMVDTAAQARELVAAVQYPPKGVRGVGSFLARTSRWGRVKGYPAKADDEVCLLLQVETVTGMKNIEAIAATPGVDGVFIGPADLAASMGYLNEGGGHPEVVAAVKKGFQAILAAGKAPGILTMDETLAREYLALGALFVAVGADVDLLARATETLAARFK, encoded by the coding sequence ATGAACGGGAACGGCAATTCTTTCAAGGAAGCTCTGCTCGCGAAGAAAGCGCAAATCGGACTCTGGCTGTCTTTGCCCGACCCCTACTGCGCCGAAGTGTCTGCCGGTGCCGGGTTTGACTGGCTTCTGCTCGACGGGGAGCACGCGCCCAACGATCTGCGCACCGTCCTGGCCCAATTGCAGGCCATTGAGCCGTACCCCGTGCACCCGGTTGTGCGCCCTTCCATTGGGGAGACCCATTATCTGAAACAATACCTGGACCTTGGCGTGCAGACCCTGCTGATTCCCATGGTGGACACCGCCGCCCAGGCCAGGGAGCTTGTCGCCGCCGTGCAGTACCCGCCCAAAGGCGTCCGGGGCGTCGGGAGTTTTCTTGCGAGGACCTCGCGGTGGGGCAGGGTCAAGGGCTATCCCGCGAAGGCGGATGACGAGGTCTGCCTGCTCCTGCAAGTGGAAACCGTCACGGGGATGAAGAACATCGAGGCTATCGCGGCCACGCCGGGCGTTGACGGCGTGTTCATCGGCCCGGCGGACCTCGCCGCTTCCATGGGCTATCTGAATGAGGGCGGCGGGCACCCGGAGGTGGTGGCGGCCGTGAAAAAGGGTTTTCAGGCCATACTGGCCGCGGGCAAGGCCCCCGGCATATTGACCATGGACGAGACCCTGGCCCGCGAATACCTCGCTCTCGGCGCGCTGTTCGTGGCCGTGGGCGCGGACGTGGACCTGCTGGCCCGCGCAACGGAAACGCTGGCCGCGCGGTTCAAATGA
- a CDS encoding putative transcriptional regulator (Evidence 3 : Function proposed based on presence of conserved amino acid motif, structural feature or limited homology), producing the protein MTFSEKFDWLMGLTGTPNSLLARVIEQDPSYISRLRHGKRGIPKHADFLEGAAAFFVEQCTTEYRKKALLEMAGEHDPAAFDAPEQLARKLARWLMAEIPDRPDPVGLLLNDMSGMSGKKMPAKQPSRTAQGDMLVFYGEEGRRQAAAALLALALQQDGPATLMLYSDESKDWQHEVSPFSYEWAGALWQIILRGGRIRVIHKISQDLDEMLGVVRLWLPFYASGAVEPYYYPKLRDGVYKRTLSVVAGVGAAFSTSIGQQSGGVPTFLTTERMAVDSFTNEFTSYLSLCCPLVHIHAQGTPRYAQALQDYVGRGASSILQTDCLPLVTAPEDMLEALYARTPAAEREPFRRFCGEYRQRAAQHVNEHDLFHLLRLESPESIRGGKVLFSCLNLPAGTPPLAYTPRWYAEHLRNTLQMLEDCAKYHICILREEPAGYTVRAFEGGEVFILRESPANILFRVTESTMASAFWDFLVHKRDSMARTNRRQTATAIRELLEQFEIPE; encoded by the coding sequence ATGACGTTTTCCGAAAAATTTGATTGGCTGATGGGTTTGACCGGAACGCCAAACAGTTTGCTCGCCAGGGTTATAGAGCAGGATCCCTCCTATATCAGCAGGCTTCGCCACGGAAAACGCGGCATCCCGAAACATGCGGACTTTCTGGAAGGGGCCGCCGCTTTTTTTGTGGAACAATGCACGACCGAATACAGAAAAAAAGCATTGCTTGAAATGGCCGGGGAACATGACCCGGCCGCGTTTGACGCGCCGGAACAACTGGCCCGGAAGCTGGCCCGCTGGCTCATGGCGGAAATACCCGACCGCCCCGACCCGGTCGGCCTGCTTTTGAACGACATGTCCGGCATGTCCGGCAAAAAAATGCCCGCGAAACAGCCTTCCCGGACCGCCCAGGGCGATATGCTGGTTTTTTACGGGGAGGAAGGCCGCCGGCAGGCGGCTGCCGCGCTTCTGGCTTTGGCGCTGCAACAGGACGGCCCTGCCACGCTGATGCTGTATAGTGACGAAAGCAAGGACTGGCAGCACGAAGTATCCCCTTTTTCATACGAATGGGCGGGCGCCCTGTGGCAAATCATCCTGCGCGGCGGCAGGATCCGGGTCATCCATAAAATCAGCCAGGACCTCGACGAAATGCTGGGCGTGGTGCGGCTCTGGCTCCCCTTCTACGCTTCCGGCGCCGTCGAACCCTACTATTATCCCAAACTGCGCGACGGGGTCTATAAGCGCACCTTGTCGGTGGTGGCCGGGGTGGGAGCGGCCTTCTCCACGTCCATAGGCCAGCAGAGCGGGGGCGTTCCGACCTTTCTGACCACGGAACGGATGGCCGTGGATTCCTTCACCAACGAGTTTACCAGTTATTTATCCTTATGCTGCCCGTTGGTCCATATCCACGCCCAAGGTACGCCCCGTTACGCGCAGGCCCTGCAGGACTATGTCGGCAGGGGCGCCTCCAGCATCCTGCAAACAGACTGCCTGCCGCTGGTGACAGCGCCGGAAGACATGCTCGAGGCTCTCTACGCACGAACGCCCGCGGCGGAGCGCGAACCGTTTCGCCGGTTTTGCGGGGAATACAGGCAACGCGCCGCGCAACACGTCAATGAGCATGACCTGTTCCATCTTTTACGGCTGGAAAGCCCGGAGTCGATACGCGGCGGCAAGGTTTTGTTTTCCTGCCTGAACCTGCCGGCGGGCACGCCGCCGTTGGCCTATACACCCCGCTGGTATGCGGAGCACTTACGCAATACGCTGCAAATGCTGGAAGATTGCGCAAAATACCATATATGCATCTTGAGGGAGGAGCCTGCCGGCTATACCGTGCGCGCCTTTGAGGGGGGAGAGGTTTTCATCTTGCGCGAGTCACCGGCAAACATCCTGTTTCGCGTCACGGAAAGCACCATGGCTTCGGCTTTCTGGGACTTCCTCGTGCATAAACGCGACAGCATGGCCCGAACCAACCGCCGGCAGACCGCCACGGCTATCCGTGAATTGCTGGAACAATTTGAAATACCTGAATAA
- a CDS encoding H+/gluconate symporter and related permeases has translation MGAIGILGLLAGITVLIVLSYRGVNAFVASLIATAIVIVCNWMPFWGSFTTHYATGMKNFAGSYFLLFGLAAAYGEFMNVSGSAESVANTLFKLFGSKWAPVACILVTLLMAMGGISAFVIVFAVYPVAAPLFRKSNITKEMMPGIFLCASVTLTLCLPGNPTSTNALLTMTKLGTNAYAGPKMGIVAGLVGLLISGLYVTWAARRETVNGNGYVVSGSDSAEAFDEQGKLLPPFWSSILPLLVVIGMMFTLKSYMSAVNCITTSLLIAMALVVVLNYNAMKGKALKTFSDGYWSSIAPLVLTGGVMGFAAVVQNAPGFQYFVNFAMGLSDTFNPYVSAAVAVNVVAGITGTALGGLQIFSNTMLDSYLALNINPEAFHRLMVIACCGLDTLPHCATFITMSAVCGVSVKGSYKHVFPLTVIMPLFLTALCIIMATVGFI, from the coding sequence ATGGGCGCTATTGGTATCCTCGGTCTTCTGGCCGGCATTACTGTGCTGATCGTTCTCAGCTACAGGGGCGTTAACGCGTTTGTGGCGTCGCTGATCGCCACTGCCATCGTCATCGTTTGCAACTGGATGCCCTTTTGGGGAAGCTTCACCACGCACTATGCCACGGGCATGAAAAATTTCGCCGGTTCGTATTTCTTGTTGTTCGGCCTGGCCGCCGCGTATGGTGAATTTATGAACGTCAGCGGCTCCGCCGAATCGGTTGCCAATACGCTGTTCAAGTTATTCGGCAGCAAATGGGCGCCGGTGGCCTGCATCCTGGTAACCCTGCTCATGGCCATGGGCGGCATCAGCGCTTTTGTCATAGTATTCGCGGTCTACCCCGTGGCCGCTCCGCTGTTCCGCAAATCCAACATTACCAAAGAAATGATGCCCGGTATTTTTCTGTGCGCCTCGGTCACGCTCACCCTTTGTCTGCCGGGGAACCCCACCAGCACCAACGCCCTGCTGACCATGACCAAACTCGGCACCAACGCTTACGCGGGGCCGAAGATGGGCATCGTGGCCGGATTGGTCGGGCTTCTCATCAGCGGTCTGTACGTCACCTGGGCCGCGCGGCGTGAAACCGTGAACGGCAACGGCTATGTGGTTTCCGGAAGCGATTCCGCCGAAGCGTTCGACGAGCAGGGCAAGCTGCTGCCCCCGTTCTGGAGCTCCATCCTGCCGCTGCTGGTCGTCATCGGCATGATGTTCACCCTGAAAAGCTATATGAGCGCGGTCAACTGCATTACCACCTCGCTCCTGATCGCCATGGCCCTGGTTGTGGTCCTGAACTACAACGCGATGAAAGGCAAGGCCCTTAAGACCTTCAGCGACGGTTACTGGTCCAGCATCGCGCCGCTGGTGTTGACGGGCGGCGTTATGGGCTTTGCCGCCGTTGTGCAGAATGCCCCGGGCTTCCAGTACTTTGTGAATTTTGCCATGGGCCTTTCCGATACTTTCAACCCCTATGTCTCCGCCGCCGTCGCGGTTAACGTCGTGGCTGGTATAACCGGCACGGCTTTGGGTGGCTTGCAGATTTTCTCCAACACCATGCTGGACAGTTACCTCGCGCTCAACATCAACCCCGAGGCCTTCCACCGCCTGATGGTCATTGCCTGCTGCGGGCTGGATACCTTGCCTCACTGCGCGACCTTTATTACCATGAGCGCGGTGTGCGGCGTCAGCGTCAAGGGGTCCTACAAGCACGTGTTCCCGCTGACGGTCATCATGCCCCTTTTCCTGACGGCATTGTGCATCATCATGGCCACGGTCGGCTTCATCTAG